In Perognathus longimembris pacificus isolate PPM17 chromosome 3, ASM2315922v1, whole genome shotgun sequence, a single window of DNA contains:
- the Tmem59l gene encoding transmembrane protein 59-like isoform X2 gives MAALALLLLPLLAPPTAPARDPRAPPPLGDAASCPQRCRQRDPSTPAQVELEAPSESPHDKAMLVSACERGCRLFSICHFLAQSSQPNTTQAECEAACVEAYVKDTEQQACSWGCWSQTTLPELLPEQKRKVLEAPSGALSLLDLLSTLCNDLISSAQGFVSSTWTYYLQTDNGKVVVFQSQPVVEELGSQGGRLRRVEVTWRGSHPQALEVHVDPVGPLDEVRKAKIRVKTHSRARTELAEPQDGDLLSCMSRRSGLPRWVLACCLFLSLLVTLWLSCCTLVSAPRPHLKFQPLTLEADWSPESPGCADSPPSYKLQLDLTKL, from the exons ATGGCCGCCCttgcgctgctgctgctgccgctgctggcgCCGCCAACCGCGCCCGCCCGCGACCCCCGAGCCCCGCCGCCGCTCGGGGACGCCGCGAGCTGCCCGCAGCGCTGCCGCCAGCGGGACCCGAGCACACCCGCGCAG GTGGAGCTGGAGGCTCCTTCGGAGTCCCCACATGACAAGGCCATGCTGGTCAGCGCCTGTGAGCGGGGCTGCCGCCTCTTCTCCATCTGCCACTTCCTTGCCCAAAGCTCCCAGCCCAACACCACTCAGGCAGAGTGTGAAGCAG CCTGTGTGGAAGCCTATGTGAAGGACACAGAGCAGCAGGCCTGCAGCTGGGGCTGCTGGAGCCAGACTACTCTGCCTGAGCTGCTACCAGAGCAGAAG AGGAAGGTTCTAGAAGCACCCAGCGGAGCCCTTTCTCTCCTGGACTTACTTTCCACCCTCTGCAATGACCTGATCAGCTCTGCTCAGGGCTTTGTGTCCTCCACCTGGACATACTACCTGCAGACCGACAACGGGAAGGTGGTGGTTTTCCAG AGCCAGCCTGTGGTAGAGGAGCTGGGATCCCAGGGGGGCCGCCTGCGACGAGTGGAGGTGACTTGGAGGGGGTCGCACCCCCAGGCCCTGGAGGTGCACGTGG ATCCTGTAGGACCCTTGGATGAGGTGCGCAAGGCCAAGATCCGGGTGAAGACACACAGTAGAGCCCGCACCGAGTTGGCGGAGCCCCAGGATGGCGACTTGCTCAGCTGCATGTCCCG GCGCTCAGGGCTGCCCCGATGGGTCCTCGCCTGCTGCCTTTTCCTCTCCCTGCTGGTTACCCTGTGGCTCAGCTGCTGCACCCTGGTCTCTGCGCCCCGGCCACACCTCAAGTTCCAG CCCCTGACCCTGGAGGCAGACTGGTCCCCAGAATCCCCTGGCTGCGCAGACAGTCCCCCATCCTACAAGCTACAACTGGACCTCACCAAGCTCTAG
- the Tmem59l gene encoding transmembrane protein 59-like isoform X1 — MAALALLLLPLLAPPTAPARDPRAPPPLGDAASCPQRCRQRDPSTPAQVELEAPSESPHDKAMLVSACERGCRLFSICHFLAQSSQPNTTQAECEAACVEAYVKDTEQQACSWGCWSQTTLPELLPEQKRKVLEAPSGALSLLDLLSTLCNDLISSAQGFVSSTWTYYLQTDNGKVVVFQSQPVVEELGSQGGRLRRVEVTWRGSHPQALEVHVDPVGPLDEVRKAKIRVKTHSRARTELAEPQDGDLLSCMSRRSGLPRWVLACCLFLSLLVTLWLSCCTLVSAPRPHLKFQALAPIQPLTLEADWSPESPGCADSPPSYKLQLDLTKL, encoded by the exons ATGGCCGCCCttgcgctgctgctgctgccgctgctggcgCCGCCAACCGCGCCCGCCCGCGACCCCCGAGCCCCGCCGCCGCTCGGGGACGCCGCGAGCTGCCCGCAGCGCTGCCGCCAGCGGGACCCGAGCACACCCGCGCAG GTGGAGCTGGAGGCTCCTTCGGAGTCCCCACATGACAAGGCCATGCTGGTCAGCGCCTGTGAGCGGGGCTGCCGCCTCTTCTCCATCTGCCACTTCCTTGCCCAAAGCTCCCAGCCCAACACCACTCAGGCAGAGTGTGAAGCAG CCTGTGTGGAAGCCTATGTGAAGGACACAGAGCAGCAGGCCTGCAGCTGGGGCTGCTGGAGCCAGACTACTCTGCCTGAGCTGCTACCAGAGCAGAAG AGGAAGGTTCTAGAAGCACCCAGCGGAGCCCTTTCTCTCCTGGACTTACTTTCCACCCTCTGCAATGACCTGATCAGCTCTGCTCAGGGCTTTGTGTCCTCCACCTGGACATACTACCTGCAGACCGACAACGGGAAGGTGGTGGTTTTCCAG AGCCAGCCTGTGGTAGAGGAGCTGGGATCCCAGGGGGGCCGCCTGCGACGAGTGGAGGTGACTTGGAGGGGGTCGCACCCCCAGGCCCTGGAGGTGCACGTGG ATCCTGTAGGACCCTTGGATGAGGTGCGCAAGGCCAAGATCCGGGTGAAGACACACAGTAGAGCCCGCACCGAGTTGGCGGAGCCCCAGGATGGCGACTTGCTCAGCTGCATGTCCCG GCGCTCAGGGCTGCCCCGATGGGTCCTCGCCTGCTGCCTTTTCCTCTCCCTGCTGGTTACCCTGTGGCTCAGCTGCTGCACCCTGGTCTCTGCGCCCCGGCCACACCTCAAGTTCCAG GCACTGGCCCCTATACAGCCCCTGACCCTGGAGGCAGACTGGTCCCCAGAATCCCCTGGCTGCGCAGACAGTCCCCCATCCTACAAGCTACAACTGGACCTCACCAAGCTCTAG